The region ttctatttttcattttcaaaattcaaatatagCTAAATATGTGGACCAGATTTCATAAGCCCTTGAATCGAAACCTAAAGGGCTTCCAGATTTCCCTTTTTTCCCCTCTCATCCAGATTCTAACCATTCATCGCTTCAATCGCATCTCTCATAGCCTGCTCCGATGCAAACGTCACAAATCCAAATCCCATCGACCTTCCAGTCTCACGATCATTGATTTCATCAAGTACGAATTTCATGCTCTTTGGTTTCATCTTTTCTACAGTATTTCTTTTGCTGCTCTATGGTTTCATGATGTTTAGGGCTTCTAGGAATTAGGATTTAACCAATCTCTCTATCTTGACATCAGCCATGCGCATTTGGGTCCTTTAAAATGCTAAAGATTGCTCTGCCTAGCACTGTCTCTATGATACATAAGGATTTGTGCTTTAATGAAGATAGTCATGTAAGTGTTCAAGGttatacttttttttccttgcaaaattcttTTTTTGACTGTTTCTTTTTGTCTAGGATTGTTTCAGATTTCTGGTGGTTATGAAAGAAGCTATGGCTATAACAAAATAATCTCAAAGCAAGCACTACGGatctaactgtttgtttaaagGTAGCCTCATTGTTTGCTCTATGGTTCATCTTTTACAAACCTGCCATTCTTTCAtgtgttttcttttattttcctagCTGTTTTTCCTCTCTGGCTTATAATCCTGTGCATTCCTTGCTTTTCTGAAGAATTAGTTTTTCATtactaattattaattttttgagaATAATTGAATGAACTCATTTAGATCAAGTAGAGCTTAAAAACGTTTAAGCCTTTTGCAGACTGTATTACAGATGCCAAATAATACTTGGCTCACCTATAAAGTGATTAACAATATTCCTAATTTCCAATGTATAACGGATGGTGAATCAATAGGTCAAGTCTCACAGTGTAAAATCTTTACTGCATACCAGAACCTTTGAACTTATTTCTAACAGCTTCAATTGAAGTCATTATATCATGTTTACTCTGCAATGTTGCATTTAGAGTTAACATGCATTACTCaaacaaagtaaaaaaattatcacAGATAGACAACACCTAGCGAAATCAGGAACTAAATACAAATATATCACAATGTGTACAAATAAGTAATGCTACTAATACATCAAAACCACACATACACACACAGTTGTCTGCACATGTCACTAGATGGCCAACTGTTTATCAAATCCATGATTTCCTAGAGCAAGTTACTTAACTCAATGATCATTTATGTTCACCAACCTGATATTCTGCTTCAACAGGAATGCAATCCAGGGAATATGGCTGCTGCAATCCCTACTTTATAGGTTGAAGATAATATCCGCAAGTTTGCAATGACAGGTTTACTCCCATCGGTGATCGGAGTGGTTACCTTCGAGACTCACACGATTTTGCTCATATCAGTGCTGCATGTATCAGAGGAAAGCTGATGTAGCGTTGATTTTGTTACTTTATTTTTGGTATAGTTCTCTATCTGACTGAGTTTCTCTTGCATTTTTTCCCTCAAGGATGATGGTCCTTTGCTCCAATGTCAAGGACATGACTGTTGCTGATTTAGTTTGCATTTAGGAGAAACCTTTTGAACTTTAATATACTGGTCACCAGATTTTGATTGATGGATTTCACTtttttgatattgatattaatgGTTTCCCCCTATAGCCATAACCCCGTCAATTACTTACGGGTTATTCTATATTGCCTGTGAAGTGATAACATAGCGAAGCGCTTAACCAAGTGGGGTTTCTTTTGAAATTATACAGGTCGCTGGGTATTGGGAGAAGCACAAAATGATTGGTGTAAGTCATGTAGACAAGCAAGAGGATTAAGGAGAAAAGGCGAACATGCAGGTGTAATGCGTttgtatctatctatatcttttTTTCTACTATAGCCTTCCAATCAATATCATATCATTGTGATTCTAAACACTGCATTAGAGAACAAATGTGTCTTATCCATAGTATATACATGCAGGAAAAGATCTCAGTCCAGTCATCGCATACGTGGCACCTCCTGATTGGTTAATATATGAAAAAATCCTACATGGCACTCAATGCTTCATTCCTCTTATCCTACACCTTTCTCCTTATCCTTAACTCATCTCTCTTTAATAGCATTCATGTATATCAAAATGCGTTTATTCTCCTCTCTCACCACCATATCCTTTCCGGTTCACACAAATCTGTATCTCTCTTCCATCTCAAAGAAATTCACTTCACTACCTAAATAATTATGCAGTCAAAGAAATTCTGGATTACAACAATATTTATGAGCCATCACAAACAGACAGAAATTAACAAAATGTACTCGAGATTGTAGCATTGACGCCCTTATTAAATGAGCTTTGGCGTTCTATTTtctgttattgttattattgaTTTTCTTTGAACGTTTTACTACTTCATTTAGTCTCCATGTAACAAATGATGCTTTGTCCGTTAATAAATTATCTTCCAAAACATCGATACAATCATATACCCATTTCGATACTCATCATTCTCTAAAAATACATTTCACTTATTACTAAAtgttaaattatataattttactatataatcaaattattccaaatttaatacattaattacgTATATTAACCATATAAATATtcaaaacaaattaaataacattttaaaaaaactgttgtttttcttttctaaaaaaaattggagtttttattttctaaaaaaatggCGTTTTTATTAGGTTGCAACTAacccatattttttttaaaaaaagaattttaaTACAACTATTTACACGGTTTTAATGCAAAATTATTAAAACACAATAAATGTTGTTCTCAACACCTTTTCAAAAAATACGTTCCTAATTGATTGCCATATAATGTTATTAAAAATCATACCTTCTCACATCACAAAATAGTTTAACTGCATTAATTACATTCAATTATTTTCCAAATTAAtccttaaaaatatatttcattaaTTACGTTGACTGATGTTTAAAAATTCATGaaacaatttattttatttccttaattaaaatgatttaattacataatttaattataacaaATTATCTGTGTTAATTACGTTAggtacatttcaaaaaaaaacacgtAAAGTAACAATATGAAAATACATTAAATGCTATTTCAAACAAGGGGTTTTAAATTGATCGTCATTAATGTGTAAATGAACCTATTCATACAGTGTTTAGTGCAAAATTATTAAACTTCATTACCTGTTATATTTAATATCttttaaaacattttcaaaaaatttacattttaaaacattactccctccgttccttattaactgtccactttgaagaaaaaattgttcctatatatctgtccacttagagtttcaagagagcattaaatgatgtttttcctaTAAATGCCCTTgcaggaacaataaatgaggaacgATAATATCCATTTTAAAGGgtgaaataggaaaacaaataatacttttatgaaaagtaacaaaattaatagtaattacttttaaaaaaaataatcacttattttttttccttttacaaCATACATTTAAGTCAcgtgaattaaaataaatttattaccaATCAATTCTAAGTCAACTATTtcaaatactccctccgttcctatttaactgtcaaggaagagaagaaacacagatattaaggagtgcaattaattttgttacttttcataaaactattatttgatttcctatttcaccctttaaaatgtatattatctttcctcatttattgttcctgcaagggcatttcttagaaaaacatcatttaatgctctcttgaaactctaagtggacagatatataggaacaaatttttttcttcaaagtggacagttaataaggaacggagggagtattaataaaattaatgttCACCCAACATTACATTCATCAAAGGTACCAAAATAAATGCAAAACGTACGGCTATTTATTGTTTAAAAGTAAatactcaaatttaattttaatcccCTAATTTCCTCCttatacttttaaaaaaataaaaataaaaaattgaaaataaatttcgTGTGATaacattcaaaaaagaaaataaaaaaccacaaaaaaataagttgattGGATTGCATCATTTGAGCGAACATCTATATATGTATCTCCTTACTCATATCATAAGTAATTTTTCATCTCCTCCATTACAACACAAGtaatttttcatcttcttctaaaAAATTACATCATGAATCCTGACGTAAGTAATCTTGACCAAATAAATCCTACAACAAAAAACTGGAAAATTATTGTCAGAGTCATTTGGGTGTGGAATACAGAAGCGGAAGGGGAAGGAAATCCACCATCAACCTATAATCTGTTATTGATGGATCGCAAGGTTAGTAACAAAAAACAccgattttttaattaattgtccTAATATCGTTTAATTTACTTCAGAAACTTACATCGATATGAACATTCACCATTTGTAGGGTCAAATAATACATGCAGAATGTTGGCTAAGCAGTTCAAAACGTCATGCAAAAAGAATCCATGAAGGATTAGTAtacaactttaaatattttttcgtATGGCATAACTTCCAAGGTTTAAGTTCATCAAGACACCAATATAAGATACTGTTGCTGAATAGAACAATGATATTTAAATATGATGAAAGTATGGTTCCTTTGTGTGAGCTGAAATTTGACAACGTGCATAATGTTCTTAACGATGACAGATACTTGGTTGGTAAGTAAATCATTTGATTTAAATAAATTCACGTAAGTTATCACTTTCAAGCATTTACATTAACATGAAAATAGATGTCATGGGGGAAATTACGCACGTCGGAAACTATCAAGGATATGAGTTGAACGGAGTGGCGACTGATATCGAAGAAATTGAAATCGAATCTCAAGGGTAAGTTATTAGCTTTTATCATAAAAAAccgagaaaaaataataattttacatactgataaaaaaaaattaagcgcgattaatttattatttttgcaGGAAAAAGTTTAAATGTTTGTTATACGGCGAATTTGTCAACAATTTAGATAAAGTTCTAAGGGGGGAAGATAGCAAACATGGTGTTGTTATCATATTACTAGGAGCAGTAACAAGGCATCAAGATACATTTTATGATTTTGATCTAATTTCTAAAATAATCTTCTCTATAAAATAGTAGCGAGTTTAATATGTAAATAACATCTGAccaataaaaaaaatggcagGGGAATATCAATTAACTACTGGGCTAAAATGCACAAAAGTCATGTTCAATCCTAACATTAATGAAGCGGAGTGCTACAGAGACAGGTTTGTCCGTGCAAAATATTGAATAATCGTTTCAATAACTTTTAAGGACAATTCCAACTAATAATCTTTATTTACAGGTTATTTGAGTGTGACGCGGTCCCTACTCAAGTTATGAATGTCCTGCTTGAAAGCTTCAAAGTtactgaagaagatgagtttCTAAAACTATTTCCACGCACAGACATTGGAAATTTGGTTGCGTGCAGATCGGTATGTTTTTCTCACTTAAGTCCGTAAATAATTTTAGTcgtatttataaaatataaatttcaaaaaaaaaaccggaGCATGTTTCCTTTTGTACAGaacaaaacatattttttttgccattcttaaaaaaaatgtattttttaacatttactggtttttaaatacattaaattttaatcaattaaaaaaatgatatattCCTCTCTTATTTAACGGAAAAATAATGAAGATCGGCTATTTCacaatttttactttttatatacatatattaataataattttataaaaacatttactTATGTATtacctttttttaaaaaaatataattggtTGAGTTAATTGCGTAACTCCTGATATTTTTATTAAGTTATAACAACATTAAGTACAAAAATTCCATTacttttatgaattttttttatcagtaaacatatttaatgttttttacaCATAAAATTTTAGCTAAATAATAGCAACAAATACTTCTCTAATACATatacatttaaaaaaacatgTCATTAGGTAGGTACATTTAAATGTATTAAATATACATatgttattatcattattaatatTACAAACAGGTGTTACTACAACAAAATTCTTAATCAAGTATTCATTACTACAGCACACAATATTCATTGTGTATGCTGCGATTGAGAAAATTGTGAGCACAGATGATTGGTATTATCATGATTGCAAATGTCACACAACAGCATACTCTGATGGAGCACtatatttttttccaaagtGTAACAAGCACATCACTCCGACCATACGGTAAACTCCattttgaataaataaattattttattcaataaaCAATACATTTAGTTTAATTATTGATGTTTACCTAAGGTACAAGCTGTTGATGCATGTTGCTGATAATACTGGATCTACAACTTTGACAATTTTTTATAGCAATGGTTGTTATCTAATCAACAAAAAAAGCAGCGATATTTTGGATGAAATGGAAAAGGTAAACATATACAATTCAAATTGAACACTTTTACattgaaaaattaaatcataatatattaatttattttattttattttaaataaattctaGAACGGCTGCATGGAACACCCACCAAAAGAAATTGTTGATTTAGTGCACAAGGAATTTCTTTTCAAGGTCGAAGGGAAGGATAGATTCGGAAAGTGGTTCAAATCAACATTTAATGTCCTGAAAATTTGCATGGACccacaaataatttcaaaattcaaatcaaatttACAAGTGCACatatgatgaagaagatcaagGTGGAGAAGATGAAGTATCATTCCCTTAATGTTGCTTACACATAAATATCCTTTGTGCTAAACTTTGCTTTGTATTTCTTTATCCGCATTGACAATTTCTACTTTTTTGGGTATATTGACCTCGGTGGTcaatttgaattattttgataatttttaatatttcatatatttaccACAGTTGTCAATTTTTCAATAAATCCCTGACTGTTTGAAAATCTTCGTGCAGCGTTATATATGTGATATTCACCCAAAAACAAATTGCTATGAAACAACCACAGAACAATTGCcaattttttggtacaataAAACTATACACTAAACTAACAAAATAACAACcaaaattctttaaaaaaacattaaaaaaaaaaacaaagaacataactgtatttaataaataaatattaaaaaaaatcaacaaattaaaaaaaaaaacccagaatAAATTcccccgtgcaaggcacggaTATAAAACTAGTTATTATATAGAAGAACAATTTACAATTAATATTATCAATTAGTCAATTAATATTATCAGTATATTGATTATAAATAGTAATAAACTTTCTAGAAGAGAATTATATACTAGTAATTAATTgtataccaaaaaaaagttatatacTAATTAATTAGTTAACAACGGTCTTTTTGGTACAGATTTTATGAGGACGTACACTACAAGAAAtaagaattttaaaatttgCTACACTTTTaaccagtgttatcagacttagacgggtgatcgactcggtcgaggcactgggtcaatgagtcaatagTTCAACCACTGAGTCATTGGTTTGATTGCTTGACTtggtttatattaaaaaattataataatttaaaatataaccttactatattatatatataaaataatatgcattcTTCCTAACAAGAAGCAAAGTGGTGTAGTGGAAATCTCTCAATTGAATATCATTTgaccaaataattaacattaaatgtaagcttaatcctcaaattagtctctgcctttgtttcgccgtctgaaccaggtctctgaccggaaaaatttgtggcatCAATCCCTCTTGTTCAAAAATGTTTGGAGTGGCATGCTGACTGTTTAAATAAAGGTGACGTGgcacttaaaaaaataatataacttaATATAATAAACACATAATTAACCTAATTAAACTTAATCTGATCCTAATTCTAAACCTAAACCTAAACTAACTAAACATTCCTAATTCCCCAACCAATTACCCCaattcctcttctcttctcctacTTCCTCTTCGCACcagttcctcttctcttctccctgaATCGCGTGCGTTCCTGTTCTCTTGAGCCTTGAAGAATGAATTCTTCATCTGCTTCGTCCTCCCGTTCCAGGACAATGTCTGCAGGTGGAAAGGCTAGGTGTCAATGTGGTCTCACTCTCATCATCTAAACAGCTGGTACTCGAGAAAACCCAAATAGGAGATTTCTGAGATGCAGAAGATGGCAAGTAAGTGAATGAATGTATTTAATTGAGGCTTTTTAATCTCATGGTCTTCATCTTGTAACCGAATTCAATGTCTGCTGCAGTTTCCAGATTATTGTGGTTTCTTTTTCTGGATTGATGAACCACTTATGGGAAGAAATGCAGCTCAGGGAAGGCATGCTCAAGTTGAAAGTGATGCAATGAGTTTAAATTCTGAGATTGGTAATGGCCCAGCCACCTCTGTGCATGTTCTTCCTGATTTGAATAAAAAGATTAACAAGCTCAAGAAGAAGCTTGAAGTTGAGAGattccagaagaagattgcatGCGTGTTCACTGTCCTGGCAATGATGGTGGCAGTGTGGAGTTTATGTATTAGAAAGGGTTGAAAAGTTTAGTTGAAAGATGGTAGTATGGAGTATGTAGGCTAAGGAAGTATGGAGTATGCCTGTATCTTGTGTATGGAAGTATGTAGGCTAAGGAAGTATTTTGTATATCTATCATGTACTTATTGCAAGGATTCCCTGAAGTTAATGAAAAGAAGAATAGTTGTTGGGCCACTATTGATGTCATTTATTTCTTAGGCTATTTCTTTTGGTTCACATTGAACTTCATTCATCATACACATTGAATAGGCTCATtgaataagattaaaatgacACAGCAAAAAGAGGCATCTAACTAGAATTAGGTTAACCATCAACATCAATACATAAGGAGTTAAACTACTCCACTAGTCATTGTTTGAACAAAGATGAAAGGCTAAgataaaaacataattaaaacACTTATAATTCAGCAAGTTGGTGGCCAAAGTAAGTGGTCCACATACACCCATaaataatacaaaaaaaaattcgacCATAGTGGCCATGTGGTCCATATTCTACTGCTTCAGAACCATGTGAACCATTTAAAAAGTTTGAAAGATTCCCTTGCTTTTTTCATACACTCAAAAAGCTTTCCCTTCATCCAATGCAAGGTCAAGTTGATTCCCCCATTGCTGTGTCAAGGACAACACTGCACTGTGTTGGTAAAGTTTCTCAATCTTCAATAACTTGGTCTCCTCTGGCTACTGGAATCTCAGTTGCAGCCCTCTCAACAGTACTGGAAGTCCCAATCTCCATCTGAACTTGAAGGACATAACCAGAAGTGGATGCTCCTCCCTGATTCCCAGTCATGACATATGAAGTAGTAGCTCCTCCATGAGTCCCTGCATAGGCCTTATGCCAGTTTTCATCCACAGATCTTGGATCTTCCACTACCTTTTCTTTCTGAAATTAAATTCAATTGTTAGCATAATTTTTACCAGTTACTCATTGCATAATTTTACCAGAAAATGAATTATTAGAATACCATTTTTCCAGAATTAAGAGGGAGTGGGGCTGTGACATTAGGATTGACAGGCTCCCTTATAACAATCCCAGGAAGAGAGCGGGGCTAAGGCATTACAATTAACTCTGGGATGTTCTTGCATCTGGTTTTATAATGTCCATACTGCTTGCATCTACTGGCCTCCCTGCACTTCTCTTATACATGGGTTGTAGAATGCACAGGATCATGAGGGGTGACAATCCACTGGTTAGGGCCAGGTAATGGAGTCACATAATTTTCATATGTTGCATTGTAGGCTTCCCTCTTGTAGCAATCATCTACAAATTGTTTAGGATCATTGCCATTGAAAGTAAGTGCAGATGCAGCATGTCTACAAGGAAAGCCATTAAGTTCCCAGAATCTGCAGGTACAGCTCCTATCCTTCAAGCTTATTACATGTCTCTCCAAAGTGATAGTATGTCGAACCTCATACTTTTGAGCACCAACAACCCTAGGGATCCAATTCTTAATGTGATCAACCTCATGTAATATCCTCTTCAATGGCCTAGGCATGATCTGTCCATGATGCTTGTGCAGCTTCTCCATCATTTTTGGAAACCTTCCCATTACATAGGTCCTAATCCACTCCATCATAGTTAAAATAGGCTTGTCCCTAGCCAACATAATTGCTGCATTGAAAGCCTTAGAGAGGTTGTTCATGACCACATGACATCTTGAGTAAAGGCTAAATGCATGTCTGCACCAGCTTGAAGTTGGCTTCTCCATCAACCACTGATAAGCACTTTCATTGGCATCCTTTATCAGAAGCATCTTTTCTTTCCAGGCAGCTTCATATGTAGCCTAGGCAGCACCCATCATCAGATCTCTTAGAAGCACACCACCTCCAAATTTAGTTTTCATATTTGCATAGAGATGTCTCACACATAGTCTATGTTCACAACCATGTAGCATATCTTCTTTGAAAACCTCCATCAAACCCTATGATCACATAAAATTTGGCAAAATCATGACAATATCTACATTAAGGCAGACCAGTGACTAGAAGGCAAAAGCATGACAAAAATCTAGAGAAATTATACAAAAGCatgacaaagaaagaaaaaaaaattaccttttGTTGATCTGAGATAAAGACCCATCTTCTTGATCTTTCAAGGTCAATGTCATCCATCAACAGCTCCATAAACCACATCCAACTATCTTGTTTCATACTCAACCACAGCAAAGGCTAGTGGGAAGTACTGCTCATTGGCATCTCTAGCAACTGCAGCCAACAAGATTCCTCTATGTTTAGTCTTCAGATGGCATCCATCCAAGCCAATGAATGGCCTACACCCAGCTAGAAACCCTCTCTTACAACCATCCAAGCACATGTAAAATCTGCTGAATCTAGGAAACAAAGTGCTTCTTGgtgattcaaaattaattttgcatGTGTTTCCTGCAGCCCTCTTCCGCAATTCATTGCTAAATCTCCATAGAAGGGTATACTGCATTTCAATGGCTCCCTCAACCTCTTCAATTGCCAGCTGCTTACCCTTCCATGCTCTGTATCTGGTTATACCAGTGCCATGGTTAACTCTGAAGTCATCTGCTATTTCATTTGTGCTGATTTTATTCATTGTACTCACTTTATTCAACAGCTTGAGCTTCACCCACCTCACACTAGCTGACTTATTATCAAACACTCTTGCACAATTGTGCTCTCCAACTAGAGTTTTGATTCTGAAAGTCTCTTTATTGCCAACCTTGCTGCATAAGATGACAAATGGACAACCCTCACTTCTGCACTTTACCCTACACCTTAAGCTATCATTTTTCATGTATTTGAATTCTCTGCCATTAGTAACAAAGTGATCATGTAGAGCATCTTTGAACTGTAGCAGTGATGAAAAGTCCATTCcaaggctgaatttgaaatctaGGCCCATTTTTTCCTTAACAAACTTAGGGAATCTTCTTCTAGGAACATCTTGTGAGAgatatttccaaaatatataaaacTGGATATGCATTCTATTATGAGTTATAATATTAGTGTTCAAAGTTATAGCAACATGTTGATTGTGGTATAGTGGATTTGTCACTAACCATGAACTTGCGTGTCCTTTGTTTGATTCCTCCTTGTGGCACTTTTTGGTTGTTTATTAATTTGAAACTAAAATTTTTAGCAAAAAGTCACACCTCTTGGATTCGAACTCACAACCTCCACCATGAGGGGAAGGGACGCGTTTGCCAGTTGGGCTACCACAACAGTTGTGACATTTTATGGacattaatattatataacGGTTTTCTGGAAGTTGTTCCTCAAAGAGATATGTCTCTTCACCAAGGGATGTTAgtatctctatataaagagaTATTTGGGCAGAAAACTTGGACATAACATATGCACGAAATTGGTCTTCATTTTGGCCAATTTCTCTTCCATTTACTTCATACTAAATCATCCTCCACTTCACTAATGCATGAGTGAAGTGTGGGAATCATACTTCTGTAAACTATTATCAAAGATACGCTTGGTGTGTTAGTGCAAACCacatcaaggaattcaaagtatCCTGAAGGGAATTCGCCGGTTTTCTCACTTGCATCCAATACACAGTAATTGGTGGGGGCGAATTGAACCTAAAGGTTAGTGCTTATGCACGCTTTGAATCTTCAAGTGCTTCCTTCGtcaacatcttcatcaatcCAAGTGTTGCAGCATCTTCCCCAACAGATTATTTCCCAACAATCTTTAGGTTCAATTGTTCTTAATCAAGGGCTGCATCACTCAAAGTTATGGGGTTCAATTTTGTGAAATTGGACAAGTTTGATGGAGGCAATTTCAACCGATGGCAGAAGAAGATGCAATTCCTTCTTACAACCCTGAAAGTGGCGTATGTTCTGAACACCACAAGATCATTagagaaggaaaatgaaaccatgACTGAAACAAGAGGAAGATCAAATGGGATCAATTACACT is a window of Lotus japonicus ecotype B-129 chromosome 5, LjGifu_v1.2 DNA encoding:
- the LOC130719549 gene encoding uncharacterized protein LOC130719549; its protein translation is MGLDFKFSLGMDFSSLLQFKDALHDHFVTNGREFKYMKNDSLRCRVKCRSEGCPFVILCSKVGNKETFRIKTLVGEHNCARVFDNKSASVRWVKLKLLNKVSTMNKISTNEIADDFRVNHGTGITRYRAWKGKQLAIEEVEGAIEMQYTLLWRFSNELRKRAAGNTCKINFESPRSTLFPRFSRFYMCLDGCKRGFLAGCRPFIGLDGCHLKTKHRGILLAAVARDANEQYFPLAFAVVEYETR